A DNA window from Hevea brasiliensis isolate MT/VB/25A 57/8 chromosome 2, ASM3005281v1, whole genome shotgun sequence contains the following coding sequences:
- the LOC110644323 gene encoding probably inactive leucine-rich repeat receptor-like protein kinase At5g48380 codes for MAHYRVFISVSFYACIWAFLRTSTASSHSTDIYCLKSIEDSVEDPDNLLRSSWNFNNDSDGFICSFTGVQCWHPNENKVFSLSLPKMKLKGRFPRGIENCTSLTGLDLSGNEFHGPIPLDIGKRMPYVTRLDLSFNKFSGKIPSSIANCSYLNDLNLENNELTGRIPQQIGQLDRIKNFSVANNRLSGQVPNFAKGSIPAESYANNMGLCGGPLEECTKPRKINWKVIGYTLSAASVMVVLACYVPWVRVGEMMWPNRKCRGRTSNIEKISFSRGVVLNF; via the coding sequence TTCTACGCTTGTATATGGGCATTTCTGCGTACTTCTACAGCTAGTTCACATTCCACTGATATTTATTGCTTAAAATCGATTGAAGATTCTGTGGAAGACCCTGACAATTTGTTAAGATCTTCCTGGAACTTCAATAACGATTCAGATGGCTTCATATGCTCCTTTACAGGAGTTCAGTGCTGGCATCCTAACGAGAATAAAGTCTTCAGCCTCTCACTACCTAAAATGAAGCTGAAGGGCCGGTTTCCTCGAGGGATTGAGAACTGTACCAGTTTAACAGGCTTGGACCTTTCAGGTAATGAGTTCCATGGACCGATTCCATTAGACATCGGGAAAAGGATGCCATATGTAACAAGACTAGATCTATCCTTCaacaaattttctggtaaaatccCATCAAGTATTGCAAATTGCTCTTATCTAAATGATCTCAATCTTGAGAACAACGAATTAACTGGCCGTATCCCACAACAAATTGGCCAGCTTGATCGGATTAAGAACTTCAGTGTTGCAAACAATCGATTATCAGGGCAAGTGCCAAACTTTGCGAAGGGCAGTATCCCAGCTGAAAGCTATGCTAATAACATGGGACTCTGTGGAGGGCCTTTGGAAGAATGCACAAAGCCAAGGAAAATCAACTGGAAAGTGATTGGTTATACTCTTTCTGCGGCTTCAGTGATGGTTGTACTAGCTTGTTACGTTCCTTGGGTGCGTGTGGGGGagatgatgtggcccaaccgcaaatgcaggggtcgtacaagtaatatagaaaagatatcgttctcaCGAGGAGTtgtattgaatttttga